In Nodosilinea sp. FACHB-141, the genomic window TCCACCTACGGCCATGAAGGCGCAGGGGAACAGCAAAAGGCCCGACCACCCAATAAACACAAAGCGATCGCGCTTTAGCCAGTCGTCAAGGACGTCGAACCATCCTCGCTCGGTTTGCGCGCGTCCCATTGCTATGGTCATGTCAAATCCTCTTTATATGACATCCAATCCATAAGGTCGCAACTCTGGTGGATCCAGACAAGTCTGGCAGAGCATACCTCAAAGCAGGGGTTAGTAACTACTAAGTATTCCAGATATTAGAGCCAGGGAGAATAATATTCCTGCTCCAATCGCCGATACCTCTGCCTGAGTCGCACCAGCAGCCTTGAAGACAAGCGTCTAAAGACTGGGTTTCTATTTATGATAAGGAGTGTTCTAATTTTTTACAATCTGACACGTAGTTTCTCAGGCTAGCGGTGCCGGGGGCTTGGCGGTAATGAAGTCGGTGTTGGCCATAGGGGTTGACTAGCGAAGCCGCCGTGGGGTTTAGACTGGGCTGATTCAGTGTTTATATAGAGTAATAGCGGGTGATGTAACCCAGTTCGCTCAGTTTGATTTGAAGAAAGCGGTGGCGTTGAAGCCGCCCCACCCAAGCTTTTTCTAGGTTTTTGTCGCTCTTCATCTATCACTATCGCTTGTTAAGATCTATGACTGCCTCCCTGTCGACTACTCAATCTCAAGCCCTTAAGCGCACCGTGTTAGGGGCCCGTCGTGTGAGCAACATTTTTTGGGCCGTGGTGCTCACCCTAGGCGGGCTAGGGTTTGCCCTGGCCGGAGCTTCTAGCTACCTGAAACAGAACCTGCTGCCCTTCGCTGACCCAACCCAGCTGGTATTTATTCCCCAGGGCATTGCCATGGGCTTTTATGGGGTAGCTGCCCTTGGTCTGGCCACGTTCCTTTGGATTGTCATCAGTTTGGATGTGGGCGGCGGGTACAACAGCTTCGACAAAGCCAGCAATCGCCTACAGATTGTACGCAAAGGCTTTTGGGGCAAAAACCGCCGCATTGAATTTGAGCATCCCCTAGAAGACGTGACCGCAGTGCGGGTGGCGATTAAAGAAGGGCTCAACCCCAAGCGCACCCTATACCTGCGCATCAAGGGCCGCCCCGATATTCCGCTGACTCGGGTGGGCCAGCCAATTCCCCTAGCTGATCTGGAAAATCAGGGAGCAGAACTGGCGCGGTTTTTGCAGGTGCCGCTAGAGGGGCTATAGACCGTTTAAAGGTCTATGCTGAGCGGCGGCCCCCGGCTTTGAGCCCGTGCGATAACATGGGGGGTCGGTTGAACTATTAGGAATTGACGTATTGATGGCTCTCTCGACACGCCCGTTTACCCTAGCCCTAGCTGCCCTGCTAACCCTATGGCTGGGCGCTTGCACCAGTTCCCCAAGTTTGGACTCGACCAGCGAAGCCCCCACAGACCCCGGCCTAACTGAGTCAGTGGCGGTGGCCCCGACCGGTTTGCCCGTGCTAGAGGGTACGGCAACGGTGGAGATGGTGGTGAACGGCAGCCCCATTGTGATGGAGCTAGACGGTGCCAATGCCCCAGTCACCGCGGGCAATTTTGTAGATTTGGTGAACCGTGGCGTCTACGACGGCCTAGTGTTTCACCGGGTGGTGCGTGACCCACAGCCCTTTGTGGCTCAAGGCGGCGACCCCCAGAGCAAAGACCCTAGCGTGCCGGCTCAGCAGTTGGGTACGGGTAGCTTTATTGACCCTGATACCCAGGCTCCCCGGTACGTTCCCTTAGAAATTAAGCCCGCTGGGGCAGAAGAGCCAATCTATAGCCAAACCCTTGAAGAAGCCGGCATCAGCGATGCCCCAGAACTGCCCCACACTCGGGGTGCTGTAGCTATGGCACGATCGCAGGCGGTAGACTCAGCCTCGGCGCAGTTTTATATCACCCTGGCGGAGCTGCCCTTTTTGGACGGTAGCTACGCGGTGTTTGGCTACGTCACCAGCGGTATGGAGGTGGTGGATGCCATTCAGCAGGGCGATCGCATTGAGTCGGCGCGAGTTACGGCCGGGCTGGAGAATCTGAAGACTGAGTAGGCAAGGTAGAGATCGGGCCGTTGTTGTCACTGGCATAGGGCTGGTCACGGCCCTAGGAACTACGGCAACGGCCACCTGGAACAATCTTCTGGCCGGGAAATCGGGCATTCGGATCGGACAGCCGTTTTCGGAACTGCCGCCTCGGCCTTTGGCTATGGTGGGCGATAAGCCCACTGATATTGAGGATTTGCTGGAATTGGCAGTAGCTGAGGCGATCGCCGATGCCCAGCTCACGCCTCCCCTGACCGACTGTGGCGTGGTAATCGGCTCTAGCCGCAGCTTTCAGGGCCGCTGGGAACAGATGGCCCGTAGTGAATCTTGGGCAGACAACCCCTGGCTAGAGGCGCTGCCGCACATGGGGGCGATCGCCGTTGCCCGCCAGATTCAATCCCAAAGCCCGGTGCTGGCACCGATGGCGGCCTGTGCTACAGGATTGACGGCGATTTTCCAGGGTTATGAGCTGGTGCGGCGGGGGCAGTGCGATCGCGTCATTGTCGGGGCGGCCGAAGCGCCCGTCACTCCCCTTACCCTGGCTGGCTTTGAGCAATTGGGAGCCCTCGCCACCACCGGCTGCTACCCCTTTGCCCCCCAACGAGAAGGATTGGTGCTGGGGGAGGGGGCGGCGGTGCTGGTGCTAGAGTCAGCATCTTCCTGGCTGGCGCGATCGGGGCCAAAAGCTTACGGTCGCATTCTGGGGGGCGGATTTAGCGTTGATGCCTACCACCGCACAGCGCCAGACCCAACACTGGGGGGCAGTCGTTTGGCTCTCAAGAATTGTCTTTACTACAGCGGGCTGAAGCCTCAGCAGGTCAGCTACGTGCATGCCCACGGCA contains:
- a CDS encoding photosystem I assembly protein Ycf4 codes for the protein MTASLSTTQSQALKRTVLGARRVSNIFWAVVLTLGGLGFALAGASSYLKQNLLPFADPTQLVFIPQGIAMGFYGVAALGLATFLWIVISLDVGGGYNSFDKASNRLQIVRKGFWGKNRRIEFEHPLEDVTAVRVAIKEGLNPKRTLYLRIKGRPDIPLTRVGQPIPLADLENQGAELARFLQVPLEGL
- a CDS encoding peptidylprolyl isomerase; translation: MALSTRPFTLALAALLTLWLGACTSSPSLDSTSEAPTDPGLTESVAVAPTGLPVLEGTATVEMVVNGSPIVMELDGANAPVTAGNFVDLVNRGVYDGLVFHRVVRDPQPFVAQGGDPQSKDPSVPAQQLGTGSFIDPDTQAPRYVPLEIKPAGAEEPIYSQTLEEAGISDAPELPHTRGAVAMARSQAVDSASAQFYITLAELPFLDGSYAVFGYVTSGMEVVDAIQQGDRIESARVTAGLENLKTE
- a CDS encoding beta-ketoacyl-ACP synthase produces the protein MSRQGRDRAVVVTGIGLVTALGTTATATWNNLLAGKSGIRIGQPFSELPPRPLAMVGDKPTDIEDLLELAVAEAIADAQLTPPLTDCGVVIGSSRSFQGRWEQMARSESWADNPWLEALPHMGAIAVARQIQSQSPVLAPMAACATGLTAIFQGYELVRRGQCDRVIVGAAEAPVTPLTLAGFEQLGALATTGCYPFAPQREGLVLGEGAAVLVLESASSWLARSGPKAYGRILGGGFSVDAYHRTAPDPTLGGSRLALKNCLYYSGLKPQQVSYVHAHGTGTRLNDAHEVQLLTEGFSPPPWMSSTKGATGHTLGASGAIGAALCLLALRHQVLPPNTGAQDESIYPKLVTHPIPTDLEVALCFSFGFGGQNGVLALGLDRTSAEISGSV